Genomic window (Rhododendron vialii isolate Sample 1 chromosome 4a, ASM3025357v1):
gggaaaagacttgtgaaataccctgtgactctagtgctcaacggatagggaaaagacttgtgaaataccctgtgaccctattccggattggcttagggaaaaggtcccaggcgccatcctgtagtgactctaagtacggtgttggatccaacgggcaaagccctgagaaaatatttggcatttgaaAATTAGTAATTATGGTTCTCACTTTGGTTCATACTTCTGTTATCGTTGTTCGTCGTTCGGATATTATTGGATTCActgtttggtataattattgTGGTGATTCGATTATTGTTATTGCTATTCGTTAATCCGTTATTCATCTTGTGGATACTATTTGTTGAGTTGTTGATCTCTTTGTTCAATATTCGGTTTGTTGATAGTATTCGTTGAACCATCGATCTCTATTATTAATTTGAAGCCATTTCTTTGAAGCCCACAAtaatcttttgttgaaagtacgCCACTTTGTATtacccttagcatgcttaactactcactgagctcgtcagctgacggatttattccacattatttttcaggttagttcatggagTATTATAATGGACTCTGCGGCGTTGTCGGGACCTTTCTTTTGGACATCTAGGAcgtctgcatttttatttcttttctattgtcaaaaagttttcgcacttttatttattagcttccgcacttttattaattggcagTTCATTATGGAGTTggagattgaaagatatgagttATTGTGtcatttgcttaagaaaaatattggtttggAATCACgcattttattgtaataaaatatccagtatttttttatttgtttcaagctactaaaaatatttttaattaggcttcgtgtcTCCTGATTACTTCATGGTACACGGCCGGTCATGCTCCCGAATTTGGGGCGTGAcaaaagtggtatcagagccaggtttcGATTTTTATATTTGCATTTGGCATAGCATCACGTCTTAGAAGAGGTCCAGGTCCCCGGAATCCCATAGGCTTGTGAGTGCATCTTCTATTTGTCTAATCTTGCATTTAGCTTATTGACTGTAGTATTATGTTTTCAAGGTTAGGGAATGGTTTGTCCAAGTCGTAATACTAGGTCAACAAATGAGGGCCCTACAGTTGGTGGCCGAGGTCGGGCCACTCCTACAGTTCGCGGACGTGGTCAGGCCACTCCTTTAGCACGTGGCCGTGGTCACGCCAACCCCATAGGCCGTGGCCGAGGTAGTGCTGAGGCTGAAGTTTTTGATGATGCAGTTGAAACAGGAAATGATGCTAATCTAGCCAACCCCACTGTGGATCCAACTGATCCAATTACAGAAATTATTGCAAATTCTGGAGCACCCACAGGTTCTGTTGACCCAGTAGCTGCTGTACAGGCCTTTCAGACTTTTATGGGATTATTTGCAGGGCATCGGGCCCAAGTGGCACCGGTAACTGCATCAAGGTCTCTGACATTGGACAAAGGCAATACTTTTGATAGATTTCTGAAGACTAATCCACCGTCTTTTATGGGGACTGATAAGCCATCAGCTGCTGAGGCTTGGCTGTTGCAAATGGAAAAGATCTTTGATGTGTTAGGTTGTTCTGAAGCCCAAAAGGTGTCTTTTGCTGCATATAAGTTGCAGGGGGGAGCTGAGCATTGGTGGCGGTCAGCAAAGCAGCATTACAAAGATAAGCAGAATGAATTAGGATGGAGCAATTTCAAAAAGGATTTTGAGGAGAAGTACATCACACCAGCAGTTAAAGACCAAATGCGGACTGAGTTTTTAGCTTTAAGGCAGGGAAATATGTCGGTGGCGGAGTATCAGCAAAAGTTTGATGAATTGTCAAGGTATGCAAGAGTTTTGGTGGAAAAAGAAACAGATAAGGTGTGGCATTTTCAAAGGGGGCTTCGATTCGATATTCATGGAGAGTTTCTTTACTTGACATTAAGACACTACCTAAACTTGTGACTAAAGCATTGACAGCAGGGAATGATTTGAAAGAGGAGAAGATGAGTGAGGAGTGTCAGTTTAAGAGATCTAGAGAATGGTGGCAATTAGAACAGAGCAGTGAGGGTAGTAATTCTAACAAGAGGACTTGTACGCCAGCGCAGTCAAAGGGTGATAGGAGTGAGTGTATTGAGTGGTTATGCAATCGTTGTGGGAAATCTCATTATGGTTATAGTTGTGATGGCTCGCCTAAGTTATGTTACAATTGTGGACAACCTGGACATGTAGCTGCTCGTTGTAAGAGAAAAGAAGATGGAGGAAATGATATTGATGCGTCTAAGGGGCAAGGTGCAATTTGTTTTATCGTATTACTAGAAATATCATGGTTTAATTTATTAGTCGGTCACGTTAAATATTTGTGGTTTAGCTGCTTTTCtgaatttcgaggacgaaattctTTTTAAGGGGGGAATGATGTGACGTCCCACTTTttcagtaaaaaataataataattaaatcttttatttttcttttcaaactttttgctaaaaaaatatatatatgatggGCTGCTTATTTTTGGCATCAGTTACACGTATCGCTTAAAATGCTAAATTTGGTTAAACTCGGAATGGGTCCCCGCAAGTGATTAGTTAACGTAAAGAATAATGTTGGGTAGATTGTGTAATTAGACTAGATAGGTTTTAAGTTTGAACGTGGACAATTTATTAGGGTGAGGAAGCGTTTAGggttttttattccaaaaagtTGAGAacgagagggaggaagagagaagcCGCAGTTGAGAGTTCGTTGGGTAGTTTTCGGATCGGCGAATCGTCAGGTAAGATTTTTATcgtctctttttcttccttgttgAGTATATAGTTCATGGTTATATAAACACATAGAAATAGGGGCTTTGATTTGGGAAAACAGTGGGGAATTGTTGGTGGAGATCAAAGAGATGTGCGTGCAAGTGGTGCCGTGTGTGAATTAGGAAGGAGAAAAGTGGTTTGTGAATGGGCTGTTGGCTAATGGCATTAACAGTGGATTTTGTTGGTTGTCGTGGGTGTGCCTGTGTTCGGGAAATCGTGGTCTAATTAAGCGTTAgatttaattgtatattaatcATAACAGTAGTGTTAGGTAATAGTTATGCATACTTATAATTTTAtctgtttcttttatttgtgattCAGAATAGCCGATTAGTATCACGCTTCGTATTGGTTGCATTCATTCGGACatcgaggtgagtggttaagcatgtgatcccttcttttggaatcctcttgagccTATCGATTCTTTACAGTTCGTTATTGGTTGTGATTCGATGATAATTATTCCTATTcgttgctctcataattattggcAATTGACGTAGCttttggcatacaaggttcattgataaaaattaataggattgttggattgcccatatttttcttgttgctccataatattattgtgactctgcaacggCACGGAGAATAATTCTGGTGCAGGTGCCTCCGGCTCgccgttgttctatttgtgtttgggaccatagactgcgttgatatttattaaagtccaaggaaaagacccgtgagataTCGTGGTGATATTGGCCACTatggaaaagacttgtgaaataccctgtgaccctattccgaattggcttagggaaaaggtcccaggcgccatcctgtggtgactctaagtacggtgttggatccaacgggcaaagccctgagaaaatattttgcatttgaAAATTAGTAATTATGGTTCTCACTTTGGTTCATACTTCTGTTATCGTTGTTCGTCGTTCGGATATTATTGGATTCActgtttggtataattattgTGGTGATTCGATTATTGTTGTTGCTATTCGTTAATCCGTTATTCATCTTGTGGATACTATTTGTTGAGTTGTTGATCTCTTTGTTCAATATTCGGTTTGTTGATAGTATTCGTTGAACCATCGATCTCTATTATTAATTTGAAGCCATATCTTTGAAGCCCACAAtaatcttttgttgaaagtatgccactttgtattacccttagcatgcttaactactcactgagctcgtcagctgacgaaTTTGTTCCACattatttttcaggttagttcatggagTATTATAGTGGACTCTGCGGCGTTGTCGGGACCTTTCATTTGGACCTCTAGGAcgtctgcatttttatttcttttctattgtcaaaaagtttccgcacttttattttcattagcttccgcacttttattaattggcagTTCATTATGGAGTTggagattgaaagatatgagttATTGTGtcatttgcttaagaaaaatattggtttggAATCATgcattttattgtaataaaatatccagtatttctttatttgtttcaagctactaaaaatatttttaattaggcttcgtgtcccCTGATTACTTCATGGTACACGACCGGTCATGCTCCcggatttggggcgtgacaggcacggcacggcacggttggcacggaagttgaatggcacgacacggcacgacaggcacgtttgacacctctagatcctaatattttttttctaactgCTCAGGCCCAAGTTTTAGTAGGCTTGGAACCGGAGGTTCTGTAGTGCGACACACGGaccgtcgatctcatcaatcaatggttgcgatgtttttttttaactttgacCAGTAAAAGATTGTTTTTAATCTAGACCGCTGATTGATGAGATCAACGGTTGTGTACCGCCCCTACACGCGCACTACacaggggtgcactacagcaccctgGAGTCCTTTTGGGCAAATTAACCACTTCATAAAGCAAACAACCTCAACCTACAGAGCATGCAATACAGACCCTGCCCctgacaaccaaaaaaaaaaaacaacacaacaaGAAAAAACCAACTCAACCTCATCCTGGACACCTACTTTCACAGCAACAGAAATACAGGAAACAAGCAAAACAGTAAAGTGTCGATGAACTAATGGTTTCGAAACGTTAGCCTTGCAGGTTTTTAAGTATTACTAACTGGATTTTAAGGCAATTTGAGGATTAAAATAGATGAGGGTTATACTAACCGTTTAGGTCTACTTTCACAGCAACAGAAATACAGGAAACAAGCAAAACAGTAAAGTGTCGATGAACTAATGGTTTCGAAACGTTAGCCTTGCAGGTTTTTAAGTATTACTAACTGGATTTTAAGGCAATTTGAGGATTAAAATAGATGAGGGTTATACTAACCGTTTAGGTCTAATGGTCTGCATGACAGCATCTCCCGTAGTTCATCTTGATATGGTAATGCCGGAGACAAATTCGGCTTGTTATATTGCCAATATTGCTGTTAGTAATCCTGCTCCATTGTGCAAATGCCATTTCTTGAATGCCAAACTCCTATGTCGTAACAAAACGGGGGGACATCCATGCTTGGCTGGACGACTCAGATCAGTTCGGCCGAAATGAAATCTGTGCCGTTCATTGCTGAGCATGGACAGCCCAGATGGGGCATCGTAGCACTATTTGTGGACCAATCGTGAGAGATGTAAATAAGAAGAGCCGTGCTTACTTTTAGCAGTCGTCAAACTTCACTGCCAAATTCAAACTTCACAGCCAAATCGTCAAACTTCTCATGTAAGCATTATTCTCAATCAAGTTTGTACCAAAAGGGACAAAGCAAATACCAACATCAGACATCAGTGAACAAAATTCAGGAGGAAACTCTTGTTCAACTCAAGgagaaaaacaataataaacTGCATTCGGAAATAATCCACAATACGTTATTAATTTTGTCTTCTTGATTTGAGTTGAGAAACATGTGGTTTTGCAATCAAACTACATGAACTTCTGGAAGGTATGACCTTAACGGTCTTAATCCCATTGGGAATCATTGATCAGATTTATAATATCTAGAGCGCCAAAATTACCTGTCCAAGTTACGAGCACATTCATATAAATATTCAACATATTCTACAAGATGTCCTCTAATGATAACTCAGTGACAAAACATACCACCCCTTTTGAGAAGTGGGAACTAAGCTCTCAGCCTCCATTATAACTGGAGAAACGTAAAATAATAAATCTCCGATTAGTACCAGCAAAAAATAATGTGGGATTTGTAAATTGGAGCAAGAATCCATCTGCAGTACTGTCAGTGGGGAGGCAACTATGTGCATTCAAGGATATATCAATCGAAAGTTCCACATTCTACAATTACGATCTGACATTTCaaagttggaacttggaagcgAGAACATCAAATTGTAAAGCTATTCAGACTTTGGACGTCAGAACATAAGTCACCATTGACTTGTCAATTTTCATATAACAGAAAATTAAGAAAAGGTTAACACATATGGTGCTCCATAGTAGCACATCAATCAAAACTTGAAATCCAACTGTGAGGATCAGACCTAGAAATGGATAAACAGTATTTGGAGACAAGCTCAGTCAAGCTTCACTTCTCTACTAGGCGGATCCAATTGCAGATAGCGGAATGGCTCTGTTGGTTCTTCCCTGTACGGCAAAACagttaataaattttctcaatGGCTCTCAGGGTTTAAAGTGTAATGATCAAGGCTAAGCAACGTCAAAGGTGAGCATtagttttgtaaataattatccAAAAATTCAATTTAAGATGTCACGGTGTCAGGAGTCCTAGCAATGGACAATCTTTAGTTAACATAGAAACTGTATAATGACATGTATGCAACATAGTACATATCAGCATTCCAATGAATGAATGCCCAATCAAAAACTTCCAGTGACCAATAAGAAAATCCTTAAGATTTAAAGAGAAATACCATAGAGGTTCTATGAGTACCTTAAAAAAACTTACATTTAAATGAAAGAAAACAGTACTGAGGAAGAACTATACCCAGGTTTTGAGCGCATGCATTGCCAGAAGAGCTTGAAAGGACTGGGTACTGTCTTAAAAAACCTTACATTTGAATGAAAGAAAACACTACTAAGGAAAAACTATACCCAGGTTTTGAGCGCATGCATTGCCAGAACAGCTTGAAAGGACCAGGTACTGTCTTAAAAGGGTTACCTTCAAAGCATGCCTACACACAACACAAGCCAAATAAGCTTAAAATGTGCCCAAAGGAGCATTACTTGATGGAAAACCTTAAAAAGCAAAGTGGAAACGATAGCACACAGGCCCACAGGCATGAGAAAGATAAAATGTATTCACTTCCTACTTGAACTTGAGCGTTTGAAGTTTGAATGTCAATCTTCTCATGGCATAACTTAAAAAAccaaataaataataatcacTTCCTTAGTTAGTTGCCAACAAGGAAAgtagaaaacagaaaaaagcaAGGAAAGCCGCAATTTAAAATATGATTCAAAAATATCCCAAGCAACATATACTGATGGGCACCATGGAATCGAACCCTTTCAGAAAACTTGCTGAAAACTAAACTCCATGAAAATACACTTGTGGTCTCATTATCAAAGGATTAGCTTGCTCTTCTATTTGTTTGCATTGCCCTAGGAAGTTGTCTTGAGAAAGCTCCCAAGAATTTTCAGAGCAATTGTCTCTAACTTCATAGAAGCTCCTCTATTTGTAAAATGCGTACCCAAAAGAAGAGTAATGCAAAGACTACGATGGGTCTAGTTACTCTAATCATTATGTGCCCCAAAACATCCAGAGACGTGTAGCTGATTGATTTAAAAGGTCCAAGTACCTAGTCTGGCAAATTCCAAACTTGGACATCTTTAATAGTTACTTAGTTGCATGCGAACAGCCAAGTAATTTTTTCCCCTAATTTTCTTCCTGTAACTTTTTCTAGTCTTATACACCACTGCATAAGTACTTATAATCCCAGTTTTGCAGGAACATTCCAAATTCATGGTTCCAAAATACCTTAAGAAAGCCCATTTAGCCACGTCCTAGTTGATTAGGACATGTTTTGTTAAGTTAAACCCCAAAAAGTTGCTTTCTTTTGGCTACAAGGTTCACATGAAAAATGAGGATTGACATCATTAGAGTGACCTCATCAAAATTCAGGAAGGTTGTGT
Coding sequences:
- the LOC131323050 gene encoding uncharacterized protein LOC131323050 isoform X2 codes for the protein MSSESGSGSSPRPVARRESPWGMSEGDHKQPTPHRCNDRVEDVIQACFEGNPFKTVPGPFKLFWQCMRSKPGEEPTEPFRYLQLDPPSREVKLD
- the LOC131323050 gene encoding uncharacterized protein LOC131323050 isoform X1, encoding MSSESGSGSSPRPVARRESPWGMSEGDHKQPTPHRCNDRVEDVIQACFEGNPFKTVPGPFKLFWQCMRSKPGYSFSLVVFSFIQMEEPTEPFRYLQLDPPSREVKLD